The genomic region CTTGTTTTGTATGGTGGTTTTTTAGTTTGGGTTTAGTATCTTTGGATGTTTCTAGGTGGATTGGTAGTGGGCTGGTTAAAGTCATTTTGGTGGGTTTGTTTTTTGATTACAGTACTGGCTTTTTTGGAATCCGAGATTGGTTAAACTTTACTATGTGGACCTTATTTTGAATTTCAattattaccgagcaaaaaaaataaacaattatattcagatatttaatttaattattaaataaaaaacacTGTCAATAATATGAGGATGTTTATCTAGCCGAGGGAAAGGACAAGGTTGAATAGGCATGAGCAATTTTAATGACTAGAGTTTTGTCCATTCTGTCGACTAGCAGGCCATAAAGTTGTACCTAGACCAATGGGACAGTCTCCCTTTTGCATCCCGATGAATCCTCGCGTATCCCAATGTTCCGACCTTAGATATTCAATTCGCAAAAAACTCATGGGACTCCTCGGAACGTGCATTTGAACAATTTGGGACACCCTCCCTCACACTCAGTCAAATGACCTCGGAACTTCCACCTCATTACAAATCCAGTCCATAATTTATTTTTCACGTGGATATATGGACTGTAGAATGCAGGGTGCATTAAAATCAATAAACTAACTTAACATGTAGACCTCCATTCCAACAGTCTAGCTGCCACGTGATTGAATTTTTTCGAATCCTTATAGAGATAGTGTTGACCATGGACAAATTCCTATAAATGTAGCTAAGGTGAGCCCAAATCCTTCACAGAAGAAAATGGAAAGCGTTACAAAATTCTGTGCACTACTTATTTTGGTTTTCTGTGCATGCAGTTTTACAGTGAGAGGAAACGACCAAAGCAAAACTAAATTCGGAAGAAAATCCTTCCCTTCAGACTTTGTTTTCGGAGTTGGTTCTGCTTCGTACCAGGTTCATCACTACACTATCCTATAAtaaattgcttattttctcttaGGGTTCGTGGGATTCAAAGAATGCAGTTAAGGCTGTTTTTGATATCACTGGTTTTCTATTAAGTTGTTTTTCATATAACTTCAGTACGAAGGAGCAGTTCAGGAGGGTGGAAGAAGTCCCAGTATTTGGGATAAGTTTTCTCGCATTCCAGGTAGCTATGTATGCATTtaggatattgttgatattttgttaaataatagttctgatttttctaatcaaaattgttTTACCAGGAAAAATTGTTGATAAGAGCAATGGCGATGTTGCCAATGATCAGTACCACCGTTACAAGGTATGCAATAGGCCCATGTTAGAAGATTTAAATGTAGTTTTAGAGATTATAGATATTAGACTGTATGAATAATTGATTTTGACAATAGTAGTGATTTTATGGCATTAAAAAATAATCCACAAATTTTTGTGGCACATGAGAATTGTGAGTATACAATGTTTCGTCCTAGTATTCGGATGGATTCATTCTTTCATTAATAGTTATGAGCAGATCAGATAATCTAGCGAGATGAGACTGTGCTTCTGTTCATATGCGCTAGTAATATTAGTTTTAATTTTATAAGAAGCAGAATATTAATCTTCCCAGACTACAAAAAATTCCAGGAGGACATCAAACTGCTGGTTGATATGGGAGTTGATTCCTATAGATTTTCTATTTCTTGGTCTCGCATCTTCCCAAGTACGTAGTGCGAAGTGATCCTGAAACAATTTAAAGCTCTTATTGCATTGCATTATTTTAGTTTGTGAGAGCTGATAAAAAATTTCTTCATTCGCAGAGGGCAGAGGGACTGTAAATAAAAAGGGAATAGCTTATTACAACAATCTAATCGATGAGCTTCTCAAGCATGGTATGCACATTGTAGACTGATACTGGTATTCAGTAGGATGATGTTTATGTAGAGTGTATGCCAAATATCTCATGTTATACATGTAAAATGATATTAGTAAAATTTCAGGTATCGAGCCTTTCGTGACCATATTTCATTGGGATCTACCACAAGCTCTCCAGGACGAATACGGAGGATTCCTGAGTGAGAAAATTGTGTATGAACTTCTTCTCGAGTCTCTGTTTACTATGATTTATCACTCAAAAATCATTTGTTTCACTGGTGTTTTTATGTTGTGTGCAGCAAAGATTTTAGTTCATATGCCATCACCTGCTTTGAAGCCTTCGGTGATCGAGTGAAGAAATGGGTAACGATAAACGAGCTGTTTATTATTAGCTTCTTTGGATATGGCGATGGAAGTCATGCACCAGGCCGCTGCACAAATTGCACCGCTGGAGATTCAGCGACTGAGCCTTACATAGTCTCTCACAACTTGCTTCTTGCACATTCAGCCGCTGTAAAAATATACAGGGAAACGTACAAAGTAAGACATTAGATTCTATATGCTTATTTTAGTAATGCTTCATGACCATATTGATTGACTGTCATAACTAACTTGAAATTGTATGTTCCAGGAAAAACAAAAGGGATCGATTGGCATCACCCTTGTCGCCCATTGGTTTATTCCTTACTCCAATTCATTCAACGACCAAAAAGCAACTCGAAGAGTTCTCGATTTCTACCTTGGTTGGTCCGTACTATCTGTCGACCATTTAAAACAATAGATTTGTTCATTTCTTTGCTCCCTATTAACGAATGGAGATTCTATGAAACAGGTTTATGAATCCATTGACTAGGGGCAAATATCCAAATACAATGCAAGCTCTGGTGGGTGATCGCTTGCCCCATTTCACCAAAGCACAATCTCGATTGGTCAAGGATTCATTTGATTTTATTGGCCTTAACTACTATACTACTTTTTATGCCATACATAATAACTCTACATCAAATGCCGCGCCCATCGATTTCACGGCTGACTCTCGAGTAACTACAACCAGTGAGTTCCAGCGTTTATATGTATTACAAATAACATTCATCTTTATTGAATTTGTTTATAAGACCCGAAATTTCATGATTTTAAGGTATATTATTAATGTTGTGCAGGTGAAAAGAACAACATACCGATCGGAGCCACGGTAAAAGAACATAAATTCAGTCTTTTAATATTTAGTATTGTTCAGCGATTGTAGATAGCGAGTTAATTATTAGGAGTTGATTTCAGGCGGGCTCAAGCTGGCTGCATGTGTATCCACGCGGGATCAGAGCACTGCTGAACTATATGAAACGTCGATACAATAACCCGCTTATTTATATCACAGAAAACGGTAACTGACTGACCACTGATCCCTCGCTGCAGAAATATTAGTTTTAGCTTTcatttgaaaatgagatgaatgacgAGATTCGTTTCAGGTATcgatgaaataaataatgcaagcatgCCTTTGAAGGAATCTTTGAACGATACTTGGCGCATTGACTATACTTCCAAGCATCTCGCAAATATTAACCTGGCAATAAGGTGTTTTTTCACACTTGTACAAGCTTTCAATTTACTTAAGCCGCCTTCTGTCTAATATAACACAGAATTAGTTCATGTGAATGCGCAGGGATGGATGTAATGTGCGCGGTTATTTCGGTTGGACTTTTATGGACGATTACGAATGGGGCAGTGGATATTCAGTGAGATTCGGTTTTTATTTCGTCGACCGCAATCGCAACTTGACCAGATATCCAAAGGCTTCTGCTCACTGGTTCCACAACTTTCTCAGTCACTAAGAAATCAAGATACCATTATTATAAGCATCGAAGTTTATATGGTGCACACAGTGCTCATATATAACCTTTAGATACTTTTTGTTGCAGGAGAAGCTGACGAATAACAATAATATAAGGTTGTCTTTCTGATATTATTTCAGTGCATAGCCCCGtctatattttatatatatgtttaGAGGACTAGAGAGTGGATTTTTAACTCATTTTACAAAGTGACTGAGGTTTAGCTTCTGCAATGCTACTTATATTTCTAATGCATTATTTATAATTTGGCCTGCTTTTGAGGTTATTTTTTTACTTTAACTATATTTGAGAGGGTATAGGAGGGTCCGTCTTGAAAAGAGTTAAGATTTGGATCGTTGGGTTAAATTTTTGGTTCTTCTGagtaaaataaaaagaaaggaaaaaattcACAATTAGAGGAGGCGATGTCTATCTAAACACCATGATGCACAtttgatcatatttattaattaGTTGAAATAAAAAATGTGTTGTATTCTATTATTTAATTTGTATACAATGAAATATATGATGAAGTGGTATGTCTTTTTTAAATATTTGTATTCTATTATTTAATTTGTATACAATGAAATATATGATGAAGTGGCATGtctgtttattttttattatttaaattattttacatTACATAGGAAAAATACTTTCCTAACTTGGTTTAGGTTATTATAGATTAAGAAATTACTATTGTTATTGGAcaataacaataattaa from Cryptomeria japonica chromosome 3, Sugi_1.0, whole genome shotgun sequence harbors:
- the LOC131044243 gene encoding beta-glucosidase 13 → MEIYALIMAWGLELGKDMIMVKKVMQTIIHEDYLIGMDSFLEWAEPGVGFDARKGVEDGVQGGNAGLFPFLRGAKGICRYHCSQEARRGWDTLKLYVEIKDLEGVIAQVKAEANFTVRGNDQSKTKFGRKSFPSDFVFGVGSASYQYEGAVQEGGRSPSIWDKFSRIPGKIVDKSNGDVANDQYHRYKEDIKLLVDMGVDSYRFSISWSRIFPKGRGTVNKKGIAYYNNLIDELLKHGIEPFVTIFHWDLPQALQDEYGGFLSEKIVKDFSSYAITCFEAFGDRVKKWVTINELFIISFFGYGDGSHAPGRCTNCTAGDSATEPYIVSHNLLLAHSAAVKIYRETYKEKQKGSIGITLVAHWFIPYSNSFNDQKATRRVLDFYLGWFMNPLTRGKYPNTMQALVGDRLPHFTKAQSRLVKDSFDFIGLNYYTTFYAIHNNSTSNAAPIDFTADSRVTTTSEKNNIPIGATAGSSWLHVYPRGIRALLNYMKRRYNNPLIYITENGIDEINNASMPLKESLNDTWRIDYTSKHLANINLAIRDGCNVRGYFGWTFMDDYEWGSGYSVRFGFYFVDRNRNLTRYPKASAHWFHNFLSH